From the Butyrivibrio fibrisolvens genome, one window contains:
- the fliS gene encoding flagellar export chaperone FliS → MRLKMALTNPYSQYANNKIMSASGPELTLMLYEGAIKFCNRAESAIEKKDIETAHNNIKKVQNIISYLRETLNMKYSTAKDFENIYVYLTRRLVEANMHKDIEVLQEVNKHLHSVRDTWIEVMKANNIPIPNQYMNKSGNN, encoded by the coding sequence ATGAGGTTAAAAATGGCACTGACAAACCCATATTCACAATATGCTAATAATAAAATTATGTCTGCATCTGGACCTGAACTTACACTTATGCTATATGAAGGGGCAATTAAATTCTGTAATAGAGCAGAAAGTGCAATTGAAAAAAAAGACATTGAAACGGCACATAATAATATCAAGAAGGTTCAGAATATAATATCCTATCTAAGGGAAACTCTTAATATGAAGTATTCTACTGCCAAGGATTTCGAGAATATATATGTGTATCTTACAAGACGCCTTGTAGAAGCTAATATGCACAAAGATATTGAAGTATTGCAAGAAGTTAACAAACATCTGCATTCTGTAAGAGATACTTGGATTGAAGTTATGAAGGCCAATAATATACCTATTCCAAATCAATATATGAATAAATCTGGAAATAATTGA
- a CDS encoding flagellin — protein sequence MVVQHNTTAMNAQRQLGITTGIQAKSSEKLASGYKINRAADDAAGLAISEKMRRQIRGLSQASDNAQDGISAVQTAEGALQEVQDMLQRMSELGTKAANDTLTSSDRNYIQKEVNQLSTEITRTATATEFNNQKLLNGSFTGKKLQVGSETDSQNQITVSIGNMSAGAIGVASANVQVTTHSNALKTISNTKVALNSISEMRATLGAMQNRLEHTIKNLDNIVENTTAAESQIRDTDMAEEMVRYSNNNILAQAGQSMLAQANQSNQGVLSILG from the coding sequence ATGGTAGTACAACACAACACAACTGCAATGAATGCACAGAGACAGCTTGGTATCACAACTGGTATTCAGGCAAAATCATCTGAGAAGCTTGCATCAGGTTACAAGATTAACCGCGCAGCAGATGATGCAGCAGGTCTTGCAATATCTGAAAAGATGAGAAGACAGATCAGAGGCCTTTCACAGGCATCTGACAATGCTCAGGATGGTATATCTGCAGTACAGACAGCTGAAGGTGCTCTTCAGGAAGTTCAGGATATGCTTCAGCGTATGAGTGAACTTGGCACAAAGGCAGCTAATGATACTCTTACATCAAGTGATCGTAACTATATTCAGAAAGAGGTTAATCAGCTTTCAACTGAGATTACACGTACAGCTACTGCAACTGAATTCAACAACCAGAAACTTCTCAACGGTTCATTTACCGGCAAGAAACTTCAGGTTGGTTCAGAGACAGATTCACAGAATCAGATTACTGTTTCTATCGGCAACATGTCTGCAGGAGCAATCGGTGTTGCTTCAGCTAATGTTCAGGTAACAACTCATTCTAATGCTCTTAAAACTATTAGCAATACAAAGGTTGCTCTTAATTCCATTTCTGAGATGAGAGCTACACTTGGTGCTATGCAGAACAGACTTGAGCATACTATCAAGAATCTTGACAATATCGTTGAGAATACAACAGCTGCTGAATCCCAGATCCGTGATACAGATATGGCTGAAGAGATGGTTAGATATTCGAATAACAACATCCTTGCTCAGGCAGGTCAGTCAATGCTTGCACAGGCTAACCAGTCCAACCAGGGCGTTCTTTCAATCCTTGGCTAA
- a CDS encoding methyltransferase domain-containing protein: protein MLPVLVLAHNSFSQVKKTIDSIRKHAAQIEDLQVIVVDNASTDGLSEWIKENTDLSYVYFENGMEPWGSVLNQVIKEFDFDSYFIILRAGFMITPYYFERLSDMACSYSKTCAIASIVTNSDNYSQQPISIIDSYEKAVAYSNEHFGDIAERTMGINTGAVMLSVDSYEQISGFQDDIWSLIVNFKILSIKLLLQDIPIMICRSAVLYGDNDISYEHNDSLIHYGQDCVKAEDHYHMHYFNVDGNMNLLPLIEAPTDSSIVVMEIGCDCGATLNIIKNNYPNSITYGVDIAPDPIEIAKHIIDKAFVANIESEDLDIPESSFDYIIFGDVLEHLHDPLKTLRYAKKYLKKDGKIIASIPNLMNISVMKQLIHGDFTYTETGLLDKTHIHFFTYNEIKKYLKKPDSILVLVE from the coding sequence ATGTTACCGGTATTGGTGCTTGCACATAATTCATTCAGTCAGGTAAAAAAAACAATAGATAGTATAAGAAAGCATGCTGCCCAAATAGAAGACCTTCAAGTGATAGTTGTTGATAATGCCTCGACTGATGGATTATCAGAATGGATAAAAGAAAATACAGATCTGTCGTATGTGTACTTTGAAAATGGTATGGAGCCATGGGGAAGTGTTTTAAATCAGGTGATAAAAGAATTTGATTTTGATTCGTATTTCATTATATTAAGAGCCGGCTTTATGATCACACCTTATTATTTTGAACGCTTATCAGATATGGCCTGTAGTTATAGTAAAACATGTGCGATAGCTTCTATAGTAACTAATTCTGATAATTATTCACAGCAGCCGATATCAATTATTGATAGCTATGAAAAAGCAGTTGCGTATTCAAATGAACATTTTGGTGATATAGCTGAACGTACGATGGGAATAAATACAGGAGCAGTAATGCTTTCGGTTGATAGCTATGAGCAAATATCTGGCTTTCAAGACGATATCTGGTCTCTTATAGTGAATTTTAAGATTCTTTCAATAAAACTTCTGCTTCAAGATATTCCTATCATGATTTGTCGTAGTGCAGTTCTATATGGAGATAATGATATAAGCTATGAACACAATGATTCTTTGATACATTATGGACAGGACTGTGTAAAAGCAGAAGATCATTATCATATGCATTATTTTAATGTCGATGGCAATATGAATTTACTTCCGCTAATAGAAGCACCGACTGATTCAAGCATAGTTGTAATGGAAATAGGATGTGATTGTGGTGCAACCCTTAATATTATAAAAAACAATTATCCCAATTCTATTACATATGGTGTGGATATTGCACCTGATCCAATTGAAATCGCAAAACATATCATAGATAAAGCATTTGTTGCCAATATAGAATCTGAAGATTTGGATATACCTGAGTCGAGCTTTGATTATATCATTTTCGGTGATGTGTTAGAACACTTGCATGATCCTTTAAAGACACTTAGATATGCAAAAAAATACCTTAAAAAGGATGGAAAAATAATAGCAAGTATACCGAATCTTATGAATATATCTGTAATGAAACAGCTTATTCATGGCGATTTTACTTATACTGAAACGGGGCTTTTAGATAAAACTCATATACATTTTTTTACTTATAACGAAATAAAAAAATATTTAAAGAAGCCGGATTCAATACTAGTATTAGTGGAATAA
- a CDS encoding AAA family ATPase, producing MATTKRGPGNNTGASFSDLNQLNDISMDTDYNEICGMTEREIIDNFSYELKN from the coding sequence ATTGCAACTACCAAAAGAGGCCCCGGAAACAACACCGGGGCTTCTTTCAGTGACTTAAATCAGCTTAATGATATTTCTATGGATACAGATTATAACGAAATCTGTGGCATGACAGAAAGAGAGATTATAGATAATTTTTCCTATGAGTTAAAAAACTAG
- a CDS encoding motility associated factor glycosyltransferase family protein → MSKTYERNIRAIKKGAFLSDKDMDKVKISKNVSFMKDMHDNLIPCITKDGYTYALSSKVDAEKSSECFSLFFNEIKPMETYCIFGIGDGRAAGKFLDRLYDNDILLLLEPDIEVLRANMEKFDYSGFLNKKNCIIVAGKKQIISELGQVIGSSINAGMKTAIKYLISPGYDVLFNEECRKCINTIDYVVKTFIYSRNTSIFMNDSTNINIVHNIPYFIKRPDLYTLIKRIKKQKLNKYPAILVSAGPSLDKNIADLKLADKKAFIVVVDSALKTMAFNGINYQIGYTIDAVKPFSVFDDTTVLSKPIIATVVSSAEVVKNCNNIIFDFADGYVIGNSLLKDYSSHDLLASESGGSVSTSAFSFLLMAGFKTIILVGQDLAFTGGVGHAQGFALQETAEQVKQRSTCTVEGWDGSELSTDHQMKFYLEWFENKIQEIGKKVTVVNATEGGARINGSVLMTLKDAISKYCTGVMDLDVAISNLPRSLNKKQTIECENSLKELPKNSLYFLKN, encoded by the coding sequence ATGAGCAAAACATATGAAAGAAATATCCGGGCCATAAAAAAAGGGGCATTTTTGTCTGATAAAGACATGGATAAGGTGAAAATATCCAAAAATGTTTCTTTTATGAAGGATATGCATGATAATCTCATACCATGTATTACAAAAGACGGATATACATATGCCCTTTCAAGTAAAGTGGACGCAGAAAAGTCTTCAGAGTGCTTTTCTTTGTTTTTTAATGAAATAAAGCCTATGGAGACTTATTGTATTTTTGGCATTGGAGATGGACGGGCTGCCGGAAAGTTTCTGGACAGGCTATACGACAATGACATATTACTTTTACTGGAACCGGATATAGAAGTGCTGCGTGCAAATATGGAGAAATTTGACTATTCAGGCTTTCTTAATAAAAAGAATTGCATAATAGTTGCCGGCAAGAAGCAGATAATATCAGAACTGGGACAGGTCATAGGCTCTTCTATTAATGCCGGGATGAAAACCGCCATAAAATATCTTATAAGTCCGGGCTATGATGTACTTTTTAATGAAGAATGCAGGAAGTGCATCAATACAATTGACTATGTTGTTAAGACATTTATCTATTCCCGGAATACTTCTATCTTTATGAATGACAGCACCAATATCAATATAGTTCATAATATCCCCTATTTTATCAAACGTCCGGATTTATATACACTGATAAAAAGGATCAAAAAGCAAAAGCTCAATAAATATCCGGCAATACTTGTTAGTGCAGGGCCGTCACTTGATAAGAACATCGCAGATCTTAAGCTGGCAGATAAGAAAGCTTTTATAGTAGTTGTAGATTCTGCGCTTAAGACTATGGCTTTTAATGGAATCAATTACCAGATAGGATATACAATTGATGCTGTAAAACCCTTTTCTGTTTTTGATGATACTACAGTACTATCAAAGCCTATAATAGCAACAGTTGTATCAAGTGCTGAGGTAGTTAAGAACTGTAACAATATTATTTTTGATTTTGCTGATGGCTATGTAATAGGCAATTCATTACTAAAAGATTATTCATCACATGATTTACTTGCATCTGAATCAGGAGGTTCCGTATCCACGAGCGCATTTTCGTTTCTGCTTATGGCAGGCTTTAAGACCATAATACTGGTCGGCCAGGATCTTGCATTTACCGGTGGAGTAGGACATGCCCAAGGATTTGCTTTACAGGAAACAGCTGAACAGGTCAAACAGCGTTCTACCTGCACTGTAGAGGGATGGGATGGCTCTGAGCTAAGTACCGACCATCAGATGAAATTCTACCTTGAATGGTTTGAAAATAAAATTCAGGAAATCGGTAAAAAAGTTACAGTAGTAAATGCTACAGAGGGAGGTGCAAGAATAAATGGCTCCGTTTTGATGACTTTGAAAGATGCAATTTCTAAATATTGTACAGGTGTTATGGACTTAGATGTAGCTATCAGTAATCTGCCACGTTCTTTAAATAAAAAGCAAACCATTGAATGTGAGAATAGCCTAAAAGAGCTTCCCAAAAACTCACTATATTTTCTAAAAAATTGA